One genomic segment of Rivularia sp. PCC 7116 includes these proteins:
- a CDS encoding tRNA(His) guanylyltransferase Thg1 family protein produces MKFDELDTKMRVFETAHDYCVLPGIYIVARLDGRGFTRLTKDVHKFKAPYDERFRDYMLDTVEHLINSGFDIIYGYTQSDEISLLFSLEDETFNRKTRKINSVLAGEASAKFSLLLGDMGCFDCRISQLANTQQVIDYFRWRQQDAHRNSLNSHSYWCLRGDGQTARKATSIMEGLSVADKNELLFQHGINFNELPNWQKRGMGLYWEEYEKEGYNPVKDETVFTTRRRIKRELDLPMKDDYSQFIGKIIGY; encoded by the coding sequence GTGAAATTTGACGAACTAGATACCAAAATGCGGGTATTTGAAACCGCTCACGATTATTGCGTATTACCAGGGATTTATATCGTAGCAAGATTAGATGGACGCGGTTTTACTCGCTTAACAAAAGACGTTCATAAATTTAAAGCTCCCTACGATGAACGTTTCCGCGACTATATGTTAGATACCGTAGAGCATTTAATCAATAGCGGCTTTGATATTATTTATGGTTATACCCAAAGTGATGAAATTTCTCTACTATTTAGCTTAGAAGATGAAACATTTAATCGTAAAACTCGCAAAATCAACTCAGTCTTAGCAGGAGAAGCGAGCGCTAAATTTTCCTTACTTTTAGGAGATATGGGTTGTTTTGACTGTCGGATTTCTCAACTTGCAAATACTCAACAAGTAATAGATTACTTCCGGTGGAGACAGCAAGATGCTCATCGAAATTCTCTTAATTCTCACAGTTATTGGTGCTTGCGTGGGGATGGACAAACAGCACGCAAAGCTACTAGCATTATGGAAGGTTTATCGGTAGCCGATAAAAACGAATTATTATTTCAACATGGAATTAACTTCAATGAATTACCTAACTGGCAAAAACGCGGTATGGGTTTGTATTGGGAAGAATATGAAAAAGAAGGATATAACCCCGTTAAAGATGAAACCGTTTTTACAACAAGACGGCGAATAAAAAGAGAATTGGATTTACCGATGAAAGAT
- a CDS encoding alpha/beta hydrolase encodes MSLTELEVVLEQLRNFTWGETPSEMRANFEAGFSMPSHPTATVSEVNCNGVIADLISTPKAAKDKIILYLHGGGFMVGNRKTYRRLASDLSAASNAQVLLIEYRLAPEYPFPAALEDTLIAYNWLIKERGFNSNQIAVAGDSAGGNLALSLLISLRSNCESLPVATLLISPLTDMQRTGKTVQTKAEFDLMVSPQLLDTVVNLYLPDGNFSNPIVSPIFADLSGLPPMLIHVGSQEVLLDDSLRLARQAALSNVSVELKVWKDMIHCLHLFAPILTEGSEAIAQAGDFLKYYLN; translated from the coding sequence ATGAGCTTAACCGAACTTGAAGTAGTTTTAGAACAATTACGTAACTTTACTTGGGGAGAAACTCCAAGTGAAATGCGTGCTAATTTTGAAGCCGGTTTTTCAATGCCGTCTCATCCTACAGCGACAGTATCTGAAGTCAATTGTAATGGTGTAATAGCAGATTTAATCTCAACCCCAAAAGCAGCAAAAGACAAAATCATTTTGTATCTACATGGTGGTGGATTTATGGTTGGGAATCGCAAAACTTATCGACGATTAGCTAGCGATTTATCAGCAGCAAGCAACGCTCAAGTATTGTTAATCGAATACCGACTAGCTCCGGAATATCCTTTCCCCGCAGCACTCGAAGATACTTTAATCGCCTATAATTGGTTAATCAAAGAACGTGGTTTTAATTCTAATCAAATTGCTGTAGCTGGCGATTCTGCTGGCGGAAATTTAGCGCTTTCTTTGCTAATTTCGTTACGTTCTAATTGTGAATCTCTTCCCGTCGCAACGTTGTTAATATCGCCTCTTACAGATATGCAAAGAACTGGCAAAACGGTTCAAACCAAAGCTGAATTTGACCTGATGGTGTCGCCACAGTTATTAGATACAGTGGTAAATTTGTATTTGCCCGACGGTAACTTTAGTAACCCAATAGTTTCGCCAATATTTGCTGATTTATCGGGTTTACCACCAATGTTAATTCACGTGGGTAGCCAAGAAGTTCTCCTTGATGATTCGCTGCGATTAGCACGTCAAGCGGCTTTGAGTAATGTTTCAGTTGAACTTAAAGTTTGGAAAGATATGATTCACTGCTTGCATTTATTTGCACCGATTCTTACCGAAGGAAGTGAGGCGATCGCACAAGCTGGAGATTTTCTTAAATATTATCTCAATTAG
- a CDS encoding AAA family ATPase: MQAIIFIGIQGAGKSTFYREYFLDTHIRINLDMLKTRHREKLIFQACLSAKQRFVIDNTNPTVEDRQRYIIPAKAQGFQLLGYYFNSNLEDCKQRNSQRSGKKVIPLVGILSTYKKLALPSYTEGFDAIYSVKTRPDYSFIVEEWNREI; this comes from the coding sequence ATGCAGGCAATCATATTCATCGGTATTCAAGGAGCGGGTAAATCAACTTTTTATCGCGAATACTTTCTCGATACTCATATCAGAATTAATCTTGATATGCTCAAAACTCGTCACCGAGAAAAGCTGATTTTTCAAGCTTGTTTATCAGCAAAACAAAGATTTGTGATAGATAACACTAATCCTACAGTAGAAGATAGACAACGCTACATTATTCCAGCCAAAGCACAAGGTTTTCAACTGTTAGGATATTACTTTAATTCAAATTTAGAAGATTGCAAGCAACGTAACAGTCAACGCTCCGGTAAAAAAGTAATTCCTTTAGTAGGAATCTTATCAACTTACAAAAAATTAGCTTTACCGAGTTACACCGAAGGATTTGATGCAATATACTCGGTAAAAACCCGTCCAGATTATTCATTTATCGTTGAGGAGTGGAATCGTGAAATTTGA